From Onychostoma macrolepis isolate SWU-2019 chromosome 19, ASM1243209v1, whole genome shotgun sequence, a single genomic window includes:
- the snx27a gene encoding sorting nexin-27a, producing the protein MAEVEGDETARPAAAPRVNGSGMDGSDSQTPTMVTSGPRVVRIVKSESGYGFNVRGQVSEGGQLRSINGELYAPLQHVSAVLPGGAADRAGIVKGDRILEVNGVSVEGATHKQVVDLIRAGERELVLTVLSVPAQEADGLEGGEESAVQPSYDYSDKQAVPISVPTYKHVEQHSEKFVVFNVYMSGRQLCSKRYREFAILHQNLKREFSNYNFPKLPGKWPFSLSEQQLDARRRGLEEYLERVCSVRVIGESDIMQEFLSESNENHNGINDVELRIALPDKTTASVRVRKNSTTDQVYQALVMKIGMDSIMASYFALFEVINHSFVRKLAPNEFPHKLYVQNYTSAVPGTCLTMRKWLFSTQEEELLRDNPLALHYCFHQAQDDVKKGFIKAEDKAYQLQKLAEQRKMTTYLSLLRSCEGYNELTFPHCACDSRRKGHVITAISMKHFKLHACTEDGTLENQVIVFEWSEMQRWDTDEEGMAFCFEYVRGEKKPRWVKIFTPYFNYMHECFERIFCERKWRKEVEDEASDKGNKNCSNNDYLSPLEQQKGWCHLGGEIATS; encoded by the exons ATGGCGGAAGTTGAAGGAGATGAGACTGCTCGGCCCGCAGCAGCGCCCCGTGTTAACGGATCGGGGATGGACGGTTCTGATAGCCAGACCCCGACCATGGTGACCTCGGGTCCGCGCGTGGTTCGGATAGTAAAGTCGGAATCCGGTTACGGATTCAACGTCCGCGGTCAAGTGAGTGAAGGCGGCCAGCTGCGGAGCATTAACGGGGAGCTGTACGCTCCGCTCCAGCATGTCAGCGCCGTGTTACCCGGGGGCGCGGCGGACCGGGCCGGTATAGTGAAAGGAGACCGAATACTAGAGGT TAACGGGGTGAGCGTGGAGGGGGCGACGCACAAGCAGGTGGTGGATCTGATCAGGGCTGGAGAGAGGGAGCTGGTGTTGACCGTACTCTCTGTGCCGGCACAGGAAGCGGACGGACTTGAAGGTGGCGAGGAAAGCGCAGTGCAGCCCAGTTACGACTACAGCGACAAGCAGGCCGTCCCCATTTCAGTCCCCACATACAAACATGTGGAACAGCACTCAGAGAAGTTTGTG GTGTTTAACGTGTACATGTCGGGCAGACAGCTGTGCTCGAAGCGTTACCGGGAGTTCGCAATACTTCATCAGAACCTGAAGAGAGAGTTTTCCAACTACAATTTCCCAAAGCTGCCAGGGAAATGGCCCTTTTCTCTGTCTGAACAGCAGCTGGACGCTCGCAGGAGGGGTTTGGAGGAATACCTGGAGAGAG TGTGCTCAGTGCGAGTCATAGGTGAGAGTGACATTATGCAAGAATTCCTGTCTGAATCGAATGAG AACCACAATGGCATAAACGATGTCGAGCTACGAATAGCGCTGCCTGATAAAACCACAGCCTCAGTGAGAGTCAGAAAGAACAGCACCACTGACCAGGTCTACCAG GCTCTTGTCATGAAGATTGGGATGGACAGCATCATGGCCAGTTACTTTGCCCTCTTTGAAGTTATTAACCACTCGTTTG TGCGCAAATTGGCTCCTAATGAGTTTCCGCACAAGCTCTATGTTCAGAACTACACATCTGCTGTGCCCGGGACGTGTCTCACAATGCGGAAGTGGCTCTTCAGCACACAGGAAGAGGAACTGCTGCGGGACAACCCTCTCGCCCTGCACTACTGCTTCCATCAG gcacAGGATGATGTGAAGAAGGGATTCATTAAAGCAGAGGATAAAGCGTACCAGCTGCAAAAACTAGCAGAACAGAGAAAGATGACAACG tatctgAGTCTTTTGCGCTCATGTGAGGGATATAACGAGCTGACGTTCCCTCACTGTGCATGTGACTCACGGAGGAAAGGTCATGTGATCACAGCCATCAGCATGAAGCATTTCAAACTGCACGCCTGCACAGAGGACGGCACTCTTGAG AATCAGGTGATTGTCTTCGAATGGTCAGAGATGCAGAGATGGGACACAGATGAAGAGGGTATGGCCTTCTGCTTTGAATATGTGCGCGGAGAAAAGAAACCTCGCTGGGTCAAGATATTCACTCCTTAT TTTAACTACATGCACGAGTGCTTTGAGAGGATTTTCTGTGAGCGCAAATGGAGGAAAGAG GTTGAAGACGAGGCCTCAGACAAAGGCAATAAGAACTGTAGTAATAATG ATTACCTCTCGCCGCTGGAGCAGCAGAAGGGATGGTGCCACCTAGGGGGCGAGATTGCCACTTCCTAA
- the s100a10a gene encoding protein S100-A10a, which yields MPSELETAMESLIMVFHRYAGKEGKSGTLTRRELRTLMENELSGFLKSQKDPTTIDRIMKDLDANGDGEVNFEEFVSLVVGLSIACEACYRMQLKKTQSWK from the exons ATGCCATCCGAACTAGAGACCGCCATGGAGTCCCTCATCATGGTATTCCACCGCTACGCTGGAAAAGAGGGCAAGAGCGGCACCCTGACCCGCCGTGAACTCCGAACCCTGATGGAGAACGAGCTCTCTGGGTTTCTCAAG TCTCAGAAGGATCCAACTACCATAGACAGAATTATGAAGGACTTGGATGCCAATGGAGATGGGGAGGTGAACTTTGAGGAGTTTGTGTCTTTGGTTGTGGGTTTATCCATCGCTTGTGAGGCGTGCTATAGAATGCAGTTAAAGAAGACACAGAGCTGGAAATGA